In one Dermatophilaceae bacterium Sec6.4 genomic region, the following are encoded:
- a CDS encoding cytidine deaminase — protein sequence MSGTGVDPNWEQLRLSAVQAMGRAYAPYSDFPVGVAGLVDDGRIVSGCNVENASYGVGLCAECGMVSDLMRSGGGRLVAVWCVNGDGDTLMPCGRCRQLLWEHGGPECLLQTPLGVLPMSEVLPQAFGADDL from the coding sequence ATGAGCGGAACCGGTGTTGATCCGAACTGGGAGCAGCTGCGCCTCAGCGCCGTGCAGGCAATGGGTCGGGCCTACGCGCCGTACAGCGACTTTCCTGTCGGCGTCGCCGGCCTTGTCGACGACGGCCGGATCGTCAGCGGGTGCAATGTGGAGAACGCGTCCTACGGCGTCGGGTTGTGCGCCGAGTGCGGAATGGTCAGCGACCTGATGCGCTCCGGAGGGGGCCGACTGGTTGCCGTCTGGTGTGTCAACGGTGACGGGGACACGTTGATGCCGTGCGGGCGATGCCGGCAACTGCTGTGGGAGCACGGCGGCCCCGAGTGCCTGCTGCAGACGCCCCTGGGTGTGTTGCCGATGAGCGAGGTACTGCCGCAGGCCTTCGGGGCCGACGATCTGTAG